The proteins below come from a single Psychrobacter sp. FDAARGOS_221 genomic window:
- a CDS encoding phage tail protein, which produces MKTFTYDIGIQAAGSTDNDVVIVQFGDGYAQRQPKGLAPRLEHWQASKVGNKATIDEIKAFLDAHTVTPFLWRVTSDEPLRKYIAKDISRSPQGGSKWTLNWTMQQVLA; this is translated from the coding sequence ATGAAAACATTTACTTATGACATTGGCATACAAGCGGCAGGCAGCACTGACAACGATGTTGTGATTGTGCAATTTGGTGACGGCTATGCCCAGCGTCAGCCCAAAGGTCTTGCACCACGTTTAGAGCATTGGCAAGCAAGCAAAGTTGGCAATAAAGCCACTATTGATGAGATCAAAGCCTTCCTTGATGCACACACAGTAACGCCGTTTTTATGGCGTGTCACAAGTGATGAGCCTTTGCGTAAATACATAGCCAAAGATATATCACGCAGCCCACAGGGTGGCAGTAAATGGACGCTGAATTGGACGATGCAACAAGTACTAGCGTAA
- a CDS encoding phage minor head protein, which yields MADKLLDDEPKVIPHEAIAYIKSKKLATSYNWSEIYAQQHASKFTVAKIMEMDVLDDIHQSVIEAVAEGQSFYTFKKGILNRLGESGWGNFEQADEVTGEKITRLSNRRLRKVYSVNKTQSYHTGSWHRFETNKATHPYLRYRLGPSKEHRLEHKGFESLVLHVDDPFWQTHMPMNGWGCKCWVQSLTAEKAEKMGISKSPEVELHDWVNKSTGRIHKVPKGIDPGFEYNVGKHHEHKALEMVTDKLSQVVTQNPGLANATMTALLNDTAQKAMIAKVVHDMVTDIAENKRAYGNTLAVGTIKDEVVDKLEQLGKAPYHRIIAVRDVDILHGLRDSKQKLDKHLDIEFWQNLPIELQNPTAILLQSKEQQRQKNALDTLVFVYAQQNGKLLVKVDYAVKTKDTNGEKKQILLNLVKTGSALSKDELSTLRAFELLWGEL from the coding sequence ATGGCGGACAAACTTTTAGATGACGAACCCAAAGTTATACCTCATGAGGCCATTGCTTATATTAAGAGTAAAAAGCTGGCAACCAGCTATAACTGGTCAGAGATATACGCACAACAGCATGCCTCAAAGTTTACGGTTGCTAAGATTATGGAGATGGATGTATTAGATGACATCCATCAATCTGTAATTGAAGCCGTTGCTGAAGGACAAAGTTTTTACACATTTAAAAAAGGCATACTTAATCGACTTGGTGAGTCTGGCTGGGGTAACTTTGAGCAAGCAGATGAGGTAACTGGCGAAAAAATAACCCGATTGTCAAACCGTCGATTAAGAAAGGTCTACAGCGTTAATAAAACTCAGTCTTATCACACAGGCTCTTGGCATCGGTTTGAGACTAACAAAGCCACTCACCCTTACTTACGCTATCGCCTTGGGCCAAGCAAAGAACATAGACTTGAACACAAAGGGTTTGAGAGCTTGGTATTGCATGTTGATGACCCGTTCTGGCAAACACATATGCCTATGAATGGCTGGGGCTGTAAGTGCTGGGTGCAAAGCCTAACTGCTGAAAAAGCGGAGAAAATGGGTATCAGCAAATCACCCGAGGTTGAATTGCATGACTGGGTGAATAAATCAACTGGTCGTATTCATAAAGTGCCCAAGGGTATTGATCCAGGATTTGAATATAATGTCGGTAAGCATCACGAACATAAAGCGCTTGAGATGGTGACAGATAAGCTGTCACAGGTCGTGACGCAAAACCCAGGCTTAGCCAATGCCACCATGACAGCCTTGCTTAATGATACAGCTCAAAAAGCGATGATAGCTAAAGTGGTACATGACATGGTTACTGATATTGCTGAGAATAAGCGTGCTTATGGCAATACGCTGGCAGTTGGCACTATAAAAGATGAGGTTGTTGATAAGCTTGAGCAACTGGGTAAAGCGCCATACCATCGCATTATTGCCGTACGAGATGTGGATATATTGCATGGTTTAAGAGATAGTAAGCAGAAATTAGATAAGCATTTAGATATAGAGTTCTGGCAAAACCTACCAATCGAGCTACAAAACCCTACTGCAATTTTATTACAGAGTAAAGAGCAACAACGGCAAAAGAATGCACTTGATACATTAGTGTTTGTTTACGCTCAACAAAATGGAAAGCTACTCGTTAAAGTTGATTATGCTGTCAAAACAAAAGATACCAATGGCGAGAAAAAACAAATTTTATTGAATTTGGTAAAAACAGGGTCGGCGTTATCTAAGGATGAGCTATCTACTTTAAGGGCGTTTGAACTACTGTGGGGGGAGTTATAA
- a CDS encoding IS3 family transposase (programmed frameshift), whose translation MTKKAKRYSEEFKAEAVKAIENNGGNVSATARRLGLPMQTLANWQRKANQGMLKGTKQYDPELVSALEEMKRLKRELKIAQEEREIPKKGHGVLCETRSVRYAFIDHHKYEFSITSMCKTLDIKPSSYYDWTKRNISAQQIHRNRCELLVKAAHSETKERYGYQRLHAHLSEHGHEISKYMVRSIKEEHDIKCRRHKRFKVTTDSDHNKRVYPNFLKQQFGVNRPNCAWVSDITYIWTDEGWLYLAGVKDLYTKELVGYAIDKRMKADLVCRALNKAIKDKRPSQGLIVHSDRGSQYCSEDYRKMISKYGFKGSMSAKGNCYDNAPIESFWGVLKNELIYHHNYKTRFEAINSIIKYIELDYNQVRIQQSLGMRSPRQVWMDFYRQAA comes from the exons ATGACAAAGAAAGCTAAAAGATACAGTGAAGAATTTAAAGCAGAAGCAGTTAAAGCAATAGAGAATAATGGTGGCAATGTTAGTGCTACAGCTAGGCGGTTAGGGCTGCCAATGCAGACACTGGCTAACTGGCAACGAAAAGCCAATCAAGGCATGCTCAAGGGTACTAAGCAATACGATCCAGAGCTTGTTTCAGCCCTTGAAGAAATGAAGCGTTTAAAGCGTGAACTAAAAATAGCACAAGAAGAACGAGAGATAC CTAAAAAAGGCCACGGCGTACTTTGCGAAACACGGTCAGTAAGGTACGCCTTTATTGACCATCACAAATATGAATTTAGCATTACCAGCATGTGTAAAACCCTTGATATTAAACCATCAAGCTACTATGACTGGACCAAGCGTAATATCAGTGCTCAGCAAATACATCGTAACCGCTGTGAGCTGCTTGTAAAAGCTGCGCATAGTGAGACTAAAGAGCGATATGGTTATCAGCGTCTGCATGCACATTTAAGTGAGCATGGACATGAGATTAGCAAGTACATGGTGCGTAGTATCAAGGAAGAACATGACATCAAATGTAGACGTCATAAACGCTTTAAAGTGACAACGGACTCAGACCATAACAAGCGAGTCTATCCTAATTTTCTTAAACAACAGTTTGGCGTTAACCGTCCTAATTGTGCTTGGGTCAGTGATATAACCTATATTTGGACAGATGAGGGCTGGCTTTATTTAGCAGGCGTCAAAGACTTATATACCAAAGAATTGGTTGGCTACGCTATCGATAAACGCATGAAAGCAGATTTAGTCTGTAGAGCCTTAAATAAAGCAATCAAGGATAAACGACCTAGCCAAGGGCTTATTGTACATTCAGATAGAGGCAGCCAGTATTGCAGCGAAGATTATCGCAAAATGATCAGTAAATACGGTTTTAAAGGATCTATGAGTGCGAAAGGTAACTGTTATGACAATGCGCCAATAGAGAGCTTCTGGGGCGTTTTAAAGAATGAGCTGATATATCATCATAATTACAAAACTCGATTTGAAGCAATCAACAGTATCATAAAATATATCGAGTTAGATTACAATCAAGTCAGGATTCAGCAGAGTTTAGGTATGAGATCGCCAAGACAAGTTTGGATGGATTTCTATCGTCAAGCTGCCTGA
- a CDS encoding phage virion morphogenesis protein — MSTAITWQGLADCRALFARLREQTDDLTPILDTIGHELTESTKERIADEKKTPEGTAWKPLTEKYARYKSRKSSGGLLVYTGMLLQSITYNVPTQRKVVVGATEEYAKYVQAERPFLGISNDDSNAIIKHIKRALRDAN, encoded by the coding sequence GTGAGTACAGCGATAACATGGCAAGGCTTGGCTGATTGTAGAGCGCTTTTTGCAAGATTGCGTGAGCAGACTGACGACTTGACCCCAATACTCGACACCATTGGTCATGAGCTCACTGAAAGTACAAAAGAGCGTATCGCTGATGAAAAGAAAACGCCTGAAGGCACAGCGTGGAAACCTCTCACTGAAAAGTACGCCAGATATAAAAGCCGAAAATCAAGCGGTGGCTTACTTGTATATACAGGCATGTTATTGCAATCAATTACATACAACGTGCCTACTCAACGCAAAGTAGTGGTTGGTGCAACTGAAGAATATGCTAAATATGTCCAAGCAGAACGTCCATTTTTGGGGATTAGTAATGATGACAGCAACGCCATTATCAAGCACATTAAGCGAGCATTAAGAGATGCAAATTAG
- a CDS encoding Com family DNA-binding transcriptional regulator — MQSIRCKSCNKLLAKARYQQLEIKCPRCKLLNKLSVRNALQEDHESHTIQVKTRGQSNTQAIQQSTNSVCRSKT; from the coding sequence ATGCAATCAATTAGATGCAAATCATGTAATAAGCTTTTAGCCAAAGCAAGATATCAACAGTTAGAAATCAAATGCCCTCGTTGTAAACTCTTAAATAAACTGAGCGTCAGGAACGCCTTACAAGAAGACCATGAGTCTCATACTATTCAGGTTAAGACTCGTGGACAATCAAATACCCAAGCTATACAACAAAGCACCAACTCCGTTTGTCGGTCAAAAACGTAA
- a CDS encoding gp436 family protein has translation MSYAAVTDLELRLGTQTVIELTNPKRRADSINTPVADAAIADATGIIDSYIGQRVSLPLDIVPALVKTLAIDLAVYYLKVKLGNTGNADNATTKLYDDAIKHLERFAKGDTSLGLAIPEDNGDDDANQTSDHADISSEPRQFTRNKMGRLT, from the coding sequence ATGAGCTATGCCGCTGTCACAGATCTAGAATTGCGCTTGGGCACGCAGACAGTTATTGAACTGACTAACCCGAAGCGCCGTGCTGACAGCATTAATACGCCAGTTGCTGATGCAGCTATTGCAGATGCCACTGGCATTATTGATAGCTATATCGGTCAGCGTGTGAGCCTGCCGCTTGATATCGTACCTGCTTTAGTTAAGACGCTGGCTATTGATTTAGCTGTGTACTATCTAAAGGTCAAGCTTGGTAATACAGGCAATGCGGATAACGCTACTACTAAGCTATACGATGATGCCATCAAGCATCTTGAGCGATTTGCCAAGGGCGACACCAGTCTTGGCTTAGCTATTCCTGAAGATAATGGTGATGATGACGCCAATCAAACCAGTGATCATGCAGACATTAGCAGTGAGCCACGGCAGTTTACTCGTAATAAGATGGGTCGTTTAACTTAG
- a CDS encoding phage protease: MKTPLYTTLNNTNQSQSDVITALCRSLPSDSNTDSGLWLPLIPIGKFSGRDGRSWNNSDPEAVIKNTTLPFILDIDHASETTPNTEASGWITQLKIENNHILGLLELNGLGKQVIADKRYKFYSPAFNVTKDGVVHALASVGLTNKPNLNVPALNNATTNPTQKDTPMDPELLKALGLPEDADQAAVLDAIKALKAAKSEKEPQTPDLNSFVPQATHTQVVTELNTAKQQLADMKAAKHQEAVETAINTAIVDKKIAPADKEFYTKCCSTEQGLADFNKFVSTKAAIIGDSNLPNTSPKDDKSTELNSAQQAVLAQMGVVLD, from the coding sequence ATGAAAACACCTCTATATACCACGCTTAACAATACCAATCAAAGTCAAAGTGACGTTATCACTGCACTTTGCCGTAGCTTGCCGTCTGACTCTAATACAGACAGCGGGCTATGGTTGCCGCTTATTCCCATTGGTAAGTTTAGTGGACGTGATGGACGTAGCTGGAACAACAGCGACCCTGAAGCGGTCATTAAAAACACCACCCTGCCGTTTATCTTAGATATCGACCATGCCAGTGAAACCACACCAAACACTGAAGCTAGCGGCTGGATAACTCAGCTTAAGATTGAGAACAACCATATCTTGGGATTGCTTGAGCTCAATGGTCTTGGCAAACAAGTCATAGCCGATAAGCGTTATAAATTCTACAGCCCCGCCTTTAACGTCACCAAAGATGGCGTGGTACATGCACTAGCTAGTGTCGGCTTGACCAACAAGCCGAACTTAAATGTACCCGCCCTAAATAATGCAACCACCAACCCAACGCAAAAGGACACTCCTATGGATCCAGAATTATTAAAAGCCCTTGGCTTACCTGAGGATGCTGATCAAGCAGCAGTGCTTGACGCTATCAAAGCATTAAAAGCTGCTAAGTCAGAAAAAGAGCCACAAACGCCTGATTTAAATAGCTTTGTGCCGCAAGCAACCCACACTCAAGTGGTCACTGAGCTTAATACTGCTAAACAACAGCTTGCAGACATGAAAGCTGCAAAGCATCAAGAAGCAGTAGAGACGGCCATTAACACGGCTATTGTAGATAAAAAGATTGCCCCTGCTGATAAAGAGTTTTACACAAAATGTTGCTCAACTGAGCAAGGCTTGGCTGACTTTAATAAGTTTGTATCAACCAAAGCAGCAATTATTGGCGACAGTAACTTACCAAATACATCACCCAAAGATGACAAAAGCACAGAGCTAAACAGTGCGCAACAAGCAGTCCTGGCTCAAATGGGTGTTGTCTTAGATTAA
- a CDS encoding phage tail tape measure C-terminal domain-containing protein — MAEELKFGLVISADGTAAIRTLEELEDGLNDVDKTSDKAGKSTSTTFDTMRQRAMSFGGTLANVAKKVTMFGGVVGTLAGALSLNSLVDTQRQFDVLNSQLVTATGGTKEAAAAFDELTKFASTTPYALEQSVSGFVQLKNLGLDPSMRSMQSYGNFAAAMGKDLNQMIEAVADASTFEFERLKEFGIKASQQGNKVAFTFQGVTTTVGKNSKEIQEYLLAIGETKFGDAMANRAKTLDGALSNLGDNFNSLKLAVVQSGIGDVIQDIVIRASDGLARMTDALREPENAAKLKSAIESVGDAFNQLQGFVDQAKDVIAHVIEVMSQPENIERMHSALDALGDAFNDLKDFASQTIDVIGQVTDFLIDNKEIVIALASGVAAAASAFLLLNGVIAAWTAIGTAATAVTTAFGIAVGIATSPVTLILAAIAGLVAVGVYLYRNWDELSAKASEVWQGIKNYVSEAWEGVKAKTSEVWEGIKSKVAEVWDGIKQKVVDTVAGLPQPVQDMITNIQSMFTGIKDLAVAAFEFVADKALWAVEQITVIWQGAKEVFSTVWDGLSAAASVVFESIKGVVATGWEAIKSTVSAGVDIVVSVTKVAFDGLKTAISNTWDGIKAFARDGWQALKAIFTAGITAVAIVFNTGFNTVKTVVKTAFNAIKALAKGDIEGFKTTIKSGLDKLKGIAKTAISQFVDAFGTLGSKLLQIGRDAVQGLINGVKEKISGAIDVARNLASSVSDTVKNFFVIRSPSRLFKKFGEWLSIGLGLGIKGKQSEAVQAALNLAQNIYNAMSGIKKDIALFGKNSELASFDYDRANGMYKGIKDSVLNSYRNLIKAKEDLIKLDAEINKVNEFTIRQQTSLEQYAFETSLIGKQADEVERLRFSHNLLNQAKQDGKDLSEQAQQQLLATTQQIIAQREELVALRTKKQEAEKMADFTARQQSALEKYAFETSLIGKQADEVERLRFERNLLNQAEQAGITLSEQATQKIIAQREELIELRKQQQALQDNNWVDGLQSGFQSLSDGAKSLNETMQQATTGAFNKMSDSFSNFVATGKGSFKDLTASILQDISKMLIKFAMLRVAKMAVGMFEDGGAFAGSGLLELAKGGAFNNQGIQYYANGDIFNKPTAFRHAGGLGVMGEAGPEAVMPLTRGPNGKLGVQVFNSKQNNQSAGVVNQVKIDIHINSDGASADVQTTTQDSKQLAESLKAVVLQTLQNEIRPGGMLAPV; from the coding sequence ATGGCTGAAGAGCTAAAGTTTGGGCTAGTTATATCTGCTGACGGCACAGCAGCGATACGTACACTTGAAGAACTTGAAGACGGTCTAAATGACGTTGATAAGACGTCAGACAAGGCAGGCAAAAGCACAAGCACAACGTTTGATACGATGCGACAACGTGCAATGAGTTTCGGTGGCACGCTAGCCAACGTAGCTAAAAAAGTAACCATGTTTGGCGGTGTAGTTGGTACGTTGGCAGGTGCGTTAAGTTTAAATTCTCTCGTAGATACTCAACGTCAGTTTGATGTGCTTAACTCTCAGCTTGTTACAGCAACAGGCGGAACAAAAGAAGCGGCTGCTGCATTCGATGAGTTGACTAAGTTTGCATCAACAACGCCTTATGCTCTGGAGCAATCTGTCAGTGGGTTTGTGCAGCTCAAAAACTTAGGCTTAGATCCAAGCATGCGTAGTATGCAAAGCTACGGCAACTTTGCAGCGGCTATGGGTAAAGACTTAAATCAGATGATTGAAGCCGTTGCTGATGCGTCTACATTTGAGTTTGAGCGATTAAAAGAGTTTGGTATCAAAGCTAGTCAGCAAGGCAATAAAGTAGCGTTTACTTTCCAAGGCGTCACTACAACGGTTGGTAAAAATTCAAAAGAAATTCAGGAATATCTATTAGCTATCGGTGAGACAAAGTTTGGTGATGCGATGGCTAACCGAGCCAAGACCTTGGATGGTGCGCTTAGTAATTTGGGTGACAACTTCAATAGTTTGAAGCTGGCGGTAGTGCAATCAGGTATTGGTGATGTCATACAAGACATCGTTATCAGAGCGTCTGACGGTCTAGCAAGGATGACAGATGCGTTGAGAGAGCCTGAAAACGCCGCTAAGCTCAAAAGTGCTATTGAGTCAGTAGGTGATGCTTTTAATCAACTGCAAGGCTTTGTTGATCAAGCAAAAGATGTTATTGCGCATGTCATCGAAGTAATGAGCCAACCTGAGAATATCGAAAGAATGCATAGTGCATTGGATGCGCTGGGTGATGCTTTTAATGATTTGAAAGATTTTGCATCACAAACAATTGATGTCATCGGTCAAGTAACAGATTTTTTAATTGATAACAAAGAGATTGTTATCGCGTTAGCGAGCGGTGTTGCGGCGGCAGCGTCCGCATTTTTGTTATTAAACGGTGTGATTGCTGCTTGGACAGCAATTGGTACAGCAGCAACCGCAGTAACTACGGCATTTGGTATTGCTGTCGGTATTGCCACCAGTCCAGTCACTCTGATATTAGCAGCAATCGCAGGCTTAGTCGCTGTCGGTGTCTATTTATACCGCAACTGGGATGAGTTGTCTGCAAAAGCAAGTGAAGTCTGGCAAGGCATCAAAAACTATGTGTCTGAAGCGTGGGAAGGTGTTAAAGCCAAGACGTCCGAAGTATGGGAAGGCATCAAGAGTAAAGTAGCCGAAGTATGGGACGGCATCAAGCAGAAAGTTGTCGATACTGTGGCGGGCTTACCGCAGCCGGTGCAAGACATGATTACCAATATACAGTCTATGTTTACTGGTATCAAAGATCTGGCTGTTGCTGCTTTTGAGTTTGTTGCAGACAAGGCACTGTGGGCTGTCGAACAAATTACTGTCATTTGGCAAGGCGCAAAAGAAGTCTTTAGCACGGTTTGGGATGGCCTGTCAGCGGCTGCATCTGTTGTATTTGAGAGTATCAAAGGTGTTGTAGCGACTGGCTGGGAAGCGATTAAGTCAACTGTGAGTGCTGGTGTTGATATCGTTGTATCAGTGACTAAAGTTGCGTTTGATGGTTTAAAGACCGCCATATCAAATACATGGGATGGTATAAAAGCCTTTGCCAGAGATGGTTGGCAGGCCTTAAAAGCTATCTTTACAGCAGGCATTACCGCTGTCGCTATTGTATTTAACACAGGGTTTAATACGGTTAAAACGGTTGTTAAAACTGCTTTTAATGCGATTAAAGCGCTGGCAAAAGGCGATATTGAGGGCTTTAAAACAACGATTAAATCAGGGCTGGATAAGCTAAAAGGCATTGCTAAAACAGCAATCAGTCAGTTTGTTGATGCATTTGGCACTTTGGGATCTAAGCTGTTGCAGATTGGACGGGATGCTGTACAAGGTCTCATTAATGGTGTTAAGGAAAAAATCAGCGGTGCGATTGATGTTGCTCGCAATTTAGCAAGTAGTGTCAGCGATACTGTCAAAAACTTCTTTGTCATCCGATCGCCATCAAGACTATTTAAAAAGTTTGGTGAATGGCTGTCAATAGGCTTGGGCTTGGGTATTAAAGGCAAGCAAAGCGAGGCTGTACAAGCGGCGCTAAATCTGGCTCAAAATATCTATAATGCGATGAGTGGCATTAAAAAAGACATCGCTTTATTCGGCAAAAATAGTGAGTTAGCCAGCTTTGATTATGACCGTGCAAACGGTATGTATAAGGGTATCAAAGACAGCGTATTAAACAGCTATCGCAATTTAATCAAAGCAAAAGAAGATTTAATCAAACTGGATGCCGAAATAAACAAAGTAAATGAGTTTACGATTCGACAGCAAACGTCTTTAGAGCAGTATGCGTTTGAAACATCGCTGATCGGCAAGCAAGCCGATGAAGTTGAGCGCTTGCGGTTTAGTCACAACCTACTTAATCAAGCCAAACAAGATGGCAAAGATTTATCTGAGCAAGCCCAACAGCAGTTGTTGGCAACCACACAACAAATCATTGCTCAGCGTGAAGAATTGGTTGCTTTACGCACTAAGAAACAAGAAGCTGAAAAGATGGCAGACTTTACTGCTCGACAGCAATCAGCTTTAGAAAAATACGCTTTTGAAACCTCACTGATTGGCAAGCAAGCCGATGAGGTTGAACGCTTGCGCTTTGAACGTAACTTGTTAAACCAAGCGGAGCAAGCAGGTATTACTTTATCAGAACAGGCAACCCAAAAAATCATAGCACAGCGTGAAGAACTGATTGAGCTACGCAAGCAACAGCAAGCGCTACAAGATAATAACTGGGTCGATGGATTGCAGTCAGGCTTTCAAAGCTTATCTGATGGCGCTAAGAGCTTGAATGAAACTATGCAACAGGCCACGACTGGCGCCTTTAACAAAATGAGTGACAGCTTTAGTAACTTTGTGGCGACGGGCAAAGGCAGTTTTAAAGACTTAACCGCATCTATCTTACAAGATATTAGTAAGATGCTGATTAAGTTTGCTATGTTACGTGTCGCTAAAATGGCTGTGGGTATGTTTGAAGACGGTGGTGCTTTTGCTGGCAGCGGTCTGCTTGAGCTTGCTAAAGGCGGTGCGTTTAATAATCAAGGCATCCAGTACTATGCCAATGGCGACATCTTTAATAAGCCAACAGCTTTCCGGCATGCTGGTGGTCTTGGTGTCATGGGTGAAGCAGGCCCTGAAGCGGTTATGCCATTAACTCGTGGACCTAATGGCAAGCTAGGTGTACAAGTCTTTAACAGCAAACAGAATAATCAATCTGCTGGTGTTGTTAATCAAGTGAAGATTGATATACATATCAATAGTGACGGTGCTAGTGCAGACGTACAGACAACTACCCAAGACAGCAAACAACTTGCTGAGTCTTTAAAGGCAGTTGTGTTGCAAACGTTGCAGAACGAGATAAGACCAGGGGGAATGTTAGCCCCTGTCTAA
- a CDS encoding Mu-like prophage major head subunit gpT family protein, giving the protein MALVNAATLSALNTAIKQTFQKGLDSVEPEYTQIATVVPSSTASNTYGWLGEMPDMREWIGERVLNDIKTHGYTIVNKLYESTIAVKRTDIEDDNLGTLTPLAEAHGRRAMQHPDKLVFGALKDGRNQLCYDGQNFFDTDHPVYEKHDGTGSATTVSNLDYDADSGEPAWYLLDTSNIIKPIIFQKRKDVELTSMTKLDDESVFMQDIFRWGARARHNVGYGFWQMAYMSNKPLTSDNLNAAIAHMQSQKADGGRELDIKPTLLVVPPSLRAKALELVKAERLANGQTNINKDVVDVLVTQRV; this is encoded by the coding sequence ATGGCTTTAGTTAATGCTGCAACGCTATCAGCACTCAATACGGCGATTAAACAGACATTCCAAAAAGGTTTGGACAGTGTTGAACCTGAATACACCCAGATTGCGACCGTCGTACCCTCTAGCACTGCCAGCAACACTTACGGATGGCTGGGTGAAATGCCGGACATGCGGGAATGGATCGGTGAACGTGTGCTAAATGATATTAAAACGCACGGTTACACCATTGTTAATAAGCTGTATGAATCAACGATTGCGGTGAAACGTACTGATATCGAAGATGACAATCTTGGCACATTAACCCCACTTGCAGAAGCACATGGCCGCCGTGCGATGCAACATCCAGATAAGCTGGTGTTTGGTGCATTAAAAGACGGTCGCAACCAACTGTGCTATGACGGCCAAAACTTCTTTGATACTGATCATCCCGTGTATGAAAAGCACGATGGTACTGGCTCTGCCACCACTGTATCAAACCTTGACTACGATGCTGACTCTGGTGAACCAGCGTGGTATTTGCTAGATACCAGCAACATCATCAAGCCAATCATCTTTCAGAAGCGTAAAGACGTTGAGCTGACAAGCATGACCAAGCTGGATGATGAGTCAGTATTTATGCAAGACATCTTCCGTTGGGGCGCTCGAGCACGTCATAACGTCGGCTATGGCTTTTGGCAAATGGCGTATATGTCAAATAAACCATTAACTAGCGACAATCTAAACGCTGCCATTGCACATATGCAGTCACAAAAGGCTGACGGTGGCCGTGAGCTTGATATTAAGCCTACTTTGCTAGTTGTCCCACCATCACTACGAGCCAAAGCGTTAGAGCTCGTAAAAGCGGAACGCTTGGCGAATGGTCAGACCAACATCAACAAAGATGTGGTTGATGTGTTAGTCACTCAGCGAGTGTAA
- a CDS encoding DNA adenine methylase: protein MDNQIPKLYNKAPTPFVGQKRNFLKAFRQVITEHISDGGEGWTIIDVFGGSGLLANNAKHLLPKAHVIYNDFDDYSSRLRNIADTNRLLILLTEVLKDSQRGKKLSVEVKARIKAVVTSFNGFVDLQTLSTWLLFSGKQVSTLDELWQHTMYNTIRRTQYQGADGYFDGIEITCESFESLMPKHQDSDKTLFILDPPYVSTKQGAYALDEYFGMVQFLKLMNLTSPPYIMFSSTRSELLSYLDYIKEFDAKAWDKLGNYDVISQTSNINNKARYVDNMIYKF, encoded by the coding sequence GTGGACAATCAAATACCCAAGCTATACAACAAAGCACCAACTCCGTTTGTCGGTCAAAAACGTAATTTTTTAAAAGCCTTTCGTCAAGTCATTACTGAACACATTAGTGATGGCGGTGAAGGCTGGACGATTATTGATGTCTTTGGCGGTAGTGGTTTATTAGCAAATAATGCTAAGCATCTATTGCCCAAAGCTCATGTTATCTATAACGACTTTGATGATTACAGCAGTAGATTGAGGAATATAGCAGATACTAATAGGCTGCTTATACTTTTAACAGAGGTGCTTAAAGACTCACAACGAGGCAAAAAGCTATCTGTAGAAGTAAAAGCAAGGATCAAAGCTGTAGTTACTAGCTTTAATGGGTTTGTAGATTTGCAGACATTGAGCACTTGGTTGTTGTTTAGCGGTAAGCAAGTCAGCACGCTGGATGAGTTGTGGCAACATACGATGTATAACACTATTAGACGCACTCAATATCAAGGTGCTGATGGCTATTTTGATGGTATTGAGATAACTTGCGAATCATTTGAATCACTAATGCCAAAGCATCAAGATAGCGATAAGACACTGTTTATATTAGACCCACCTTATGTCAGCACTAAACAAGGGGCATATGCACTTGACGAATACTTTGGCATGGTGCAATTTTTAAAACTTATGAACTTAACTAGCCCTCCATATATTATGTTCAGTAGCACACGCAGCGAATTGTTAAGTTATTTAGACTATATAAAAGAGTTTGATGCAAAGGCATGGGATAAGCTGGGCAACTATGATGTAATTAGTCAAACATCGAATATTAATAATAAAGCCCGCTATGTTGATAATATGATTTATAAGTTTTGA